Proteins encoded within one genomic window of Eurosta solidaginis isolate ZX-2024a chromosome 1, ASM4086904v1, whole genome shotgun sequence:
- the Enoph gene encoding enolase-phosphatase E1 gives MPEFTIKLVLCDIEGTTTAISFVKDVLFPYAKEHSKSFLEETWNNADTQSIVQDLRKLPQYKEYFGSNEDNSSPSAGSLANFVNLLIDKDLKLGPLKTLQGLVWAKGYSNGSLKGHIYQDVPPAFQRWHDAGIPIAIYSSGSVKAQKLLFRQTEMGNLLGYISGHYDTAVGHKQEKESYVNIAKDLDVACEAILFLTDVVKEAEAAREAGMQVVLLNRPGNAPLTDDDKLAFTVVDNFDSIKLNLK, from the exons GATGTGCTCTTCCCATACGCCAAAGAACACTCCAAATCGTTTTTAGAAGAAACATGGAATAATGCAGACACACAAAGTATTGTTCAGGATTTGCGCAAATTGCCACAATACAAAGAATACTTTGGTAGCAACGAAGATAATTCCTCACCAAGCGCTGGCAGTTTGGCTAATTTTGTAAATTTGCTCATTGATAAAGATCTAAAATTAGGACCTTTAAAAACTCTGCAAGGATTAGTATGGGCGAAAGGTTATAGTAACGGTAGCCTAAAGGGACA cATTTACCAAGATGTACCACCAGCCTTTCAGCGTTGGCATGATGCTGGCATACCGATTGCTATTTACTCCAGTGGGAGTGTTAAGGCTCAAAAACTTTTATTTAGACAAACAGAAATGGGAAATCTGCTTGGATATATTAGCGGTCATTACGATACAGCAGTAGGACATAAACAAGAAAAAGAATCATATGTTAACATAGCAAAAGATTTAGATGTAGCGTGTGAAGCTATACTATTTTTAACCGATGTGGTTAAAG AGGCTGAAGCAGCACGCGAAGCTGGTATGCAGGTTGTGTTACTCAATCGTCCAGGCAATGCACCATTAACTGATGATGATAAATTAGCATTTACTGTTGTGGATAATTTTGATAGCATTAAGTTGAATTTGAAATAA